The sequence ACCCCTCGTACTTGTGCCGCAAGCCTTCCCCACCAGTGCCTTTCGGGCAAGGAGGATGTCCCCATGGCGAAGAAGATGACTCAAGAGGAATGGCGGGCGTTCGTCTCGCACTCCACCCGCACCGGAAAGCTCTCCACCGTGCGCGAGGACGGAAGTCCGCACATCGCTCCCATCTGGTTCGTGCTCGACGGCGATTCCTTCGTCTTCAACACCGGAAAGGACACCGTCAAGGGACGCAACCTCGCCCGCGACGGCCGGGTCGCGCTCTGCGTGGACGACGACCGGCCGCCCTTCTCCTTCGTGATCCTGGAAGGCCGCGCCGAGATCAGCGGCTTCGACGACGACGCCGACGAACTGCTCACCTGGGCCACCCGGATCGGCGCCCGGTACATGGGCGAGGAGCAGGGGGAGGCCTTCGGTCGCCGCAACGCCGTCCCGACCGAACTCCTCGTCAGGGTGCCGATCGACAAGGTGATCGCGCTCGCCGACATCGCCGACTGACACACCCGCCCCGCCGACCGGG comes from Streptomyces virginiae and encodes:
- a CDS encoding PPOX class F420-dependent oxidoreductase, with protein sequence MAKKMTQEEWRAFVSHSTRTGKLSTVREDGSPHIAPIWFVLDGDSFVFNTGKDTVKGRNLARDGRVALCVDDDRPPFSFVILEGRAEISGFDDDADELLTWATRIGARYMGEEQGEAFGRRNAVPTELLVRVPIDKVIALADIAD